In Blastocatellia bacterium, a genomic segment contains:
- a CDS encoding AarF/ABC1/UbiB kinase family protein translates to MLRRWSRTDGTSRKELAPRAREEPTRASRAEGPSVERGHSLGWRGWWRAVEILTVALFFAAYLYLDALAACDPHKVRGRFRRVLRWLARRFLAQGVLQREERLRAQAVWLRNRLVKLGPTFIKIGQALATRADLLPLPYIQELTRLQDEVPPFPQAEAARILEEELGAPAERLFAFINWEPIASASLGQVYYGRLPSGEEVAIKVQRPRLREAIHVDLMILRRIARFLKRYPQLFRGVDWTGVLDEFAVTIFEEMNYRQEARHAEQFRENFRRWRDVYVPKIYWAYTTERVLTMEYIHGVKVTDVEELRRRGFSPAHLHRLLARTYLKQFLEDGFFHADPHPGNLRVMPDGRLAFFDFGMTGRIDARLQSLMIEAFFHIVNRDVSGLVEDLIKLGFLDPKVDPRLIRPLVEELFREYLGLKLSEIKFKELTYDLAEVVYEYPFRIPTRFTYMIRALMELEGIGIAIDPEFNFIDVARPFAREYFFKREARQLRAALLNRLLRGENGALRFDQLWRFAKLAVRVYLDKLKV, encoded by the coding sequence GTGCTTCGAAGATGGTCGCGAACGGACGGGACGAGCCGGAAGGAACTCGCGCCGCGGGCGAGGGAAGAACCGACGCGCGCGTCGCGCGCTGAGGGGCCGAGCGTCGAACGAGGACATTCGCTCGGCTGGCGCGGATGGTGGCGCGCGGTGGAAATTCTGACGGTCGCCCTCTTCTTCGCCGCCTATCTCTATCTGGACGCCCTCGCGGCGTGTGATCCACACAAGGTGCGCGGTCGCTTTCGGCGCGTGTTGCGATGGCTCGCGCGCCGCTTCCTCGCGCAAGGGGTCCTTCAGCGCGAGGAACGCTTACGCGCGCAGGCCGTGTGGCTGCGGAATCGGCTGGTGAAGCTCGGCCCCACGTTCATTAAGATCGGCCAAGCCTTAGCCACCCGCGCCGATCTTCTGCCGCTGCCGTACATCCAGGAGCTGACGCGGTTGCAAGACGAGGTTCCGCCATTCCCCCAAGCGGAGGCGGCGCGCATCTTGGAGGAAGAACTCGGCGCCCCCGCCGAGCGACTCTTCGCCTTCATCAATTGGGAACCGATCGCTTCCGCCAGTCTCGGTCAGGTCTACTACGGACGGCTGCCTTCAGGCGAGGAGGTCGCCATCAAAGTCCAACGTCCCCGCTTGCGCGAGGCGATCCACGTGGACCTGATGATCCTTCGACGCATCGCCCGCTTCCTCAAGCGATACCCTCAGCTCTTTCGCGGCGTGGATTGGACGGGCGTGTTGGATGAGTTCGCCGTCACCATCTTCGAGGAGATGAATTATCGCCAGGAAGCGCGGCATGCCGAGCAATTCCGCGAGAATTTCCGACGATGGCGGGACGTCTACGTCCCGAAGATTTACTGGGCCTATACGACCGAGCGCGTCCTCACCATGGAGTACATTCACGGCGTGAAGGTGACCGACGTGGAGGAACTGCGGCGACGCGGATTCTCTCCCGCGCACCTCCATCGGCTCCTAGCGCGCACGTATCTCAAGCAATTCCTCGAGGACGGATTCTTTCACGCCGATCCGCATCCGGGGAATTTGCGCGTCATGCCGGATGGACGCTTGGCCTTCTTCGATTTCGGCATGACGGGGCGCATTGATGCGCGGCTGCAAAGCTTGATGATCGAGGCCTTCTTCCACATCGTGAACCGCGACGTCTCGGGCTTGGTGGAGGATCTCATCAAACTGGGCTTTCTCGATCCGAAGGTGGACCCGCGCCTCATTCGTCCCCTGGTCGAGGAGTTATTCCGCGAGTACCTCGGGCTGAAGCTGAGCGAGATCAAATTCAAGGAGCTGACCTACGACCTGGCCGAGGTGGTCTACGAATATCCCTTCCGCATCCCCACGCGCTTCACGTATATGATCCGCGCTCTGATGGAGCTGGAGGGGATCGGGATTGCCATTGATCCGGAATTCAACTTCATTGACGTGGCCCGCCCCTTCGCGCGGGAGTACTTCTTCAAGCGCGAGGCCCGCCAGCTTCGCGCGGCGCTATTGAACCGTCTGCTTCGAGGGGAGAACGGTGCGCTTCGCTTCGACCAACTCTGGCGTTTCGCCAAACTCGCCGTGCGCGTCTATCTCGATAAGCTGAAAGTTTGA
- a CDS encoding PBP1A family penicillin-binding protein has translation MNERKGWPSSRVRAFWRRRPIISLLLLAALSGGLSGALVAYALDHSEYALMVAQLSDYQASVLSRVYADDGRTVIGEFYLERRLPLSYFEIPPHVRHAFIAIEDARFYEHTGIDPIRILGAFIANLRAGETVQGGSTITQQLAKMLFLNPERTYSRKLKEALLALLIERYYTKEQIIELYCNQIYLGGNAYGVEAAAQYYFGKSARELTLEEAALLAALPKAPQLYSPVTRPQAALARRNLVLEKMAEEGYISREVARAAMARPIRLAEGNRFSNARSPYAYFVEEVRRYLEEKYGTRRTHAGGLQVYTTLDARAQRAAVRAVRNGLHAYDRRHGWRGPTENVLDQGKDLTTYRHPDWEGGFEIGEYYPGLVLSVAAGEAVVRVGPYTARVTQRDAPWGRPLSQLVRPGDLTIVQVQSLDEQTKTMRVTLLQMPEVQGALVALEIPSGEIKAMVGGYDFTRMRFNHATQGLRQTGSAFKPFIYAAAVEAGLTPDDRVLDAPLQIGEWAPSNYDHTFKGSITIAQAVAESRNVPAVRILQRIGIARAVRMVERLGLPNPMAPFLPSALGATEEPLLAMTAAYAIFANQGRRVVPHMIRRVVDRDGRELERWEAPPPEQVLDPYVASTMVRLLQGVVNGGTAARIRAYAEFQEWPIAGKTGTVNDFTDAWFIGFTPTVCTGVWIGFSDRKRSLGPKETGSVAALPIWIDFMREYLKDKTPTAFELIMEMPEWIRAAREQTEREVREALGIRELPAVAPSPLPSLIAEPTGPPDRQGEPTLKEKIPDLILKPLQEPVEPPPEDPKKRRPGRFGELRP, from the coding sequence ATGAACGAGCGGAAAGGTTGGCCGTCATCGCGCGTGCGGGCTTTTTGGCGCCGCCGTCCGATCATCTCGCTGCTGCTACTGGCGGCGCTGAGCGGCGGTCTCTCTGGCGCCCTTGTCGCCTACGCGCTCGACCACTCCGAATACGCTCTCATGGTCGCCCAGCTCAGCGATTACCAAGCGAGCGTCCTCTCGCGCGTTTATGCCGATGATGGCCGGACCGTCATCGGCGAGTTCTATCTGGAACGCCGCCTGCCACTCTCCTATTTCGAAATCCCTCCACACGTCCGCCATGCCTTCATCGCCATCGAGGATGCGCGCTTCTATGAGCACACGGGGATTGATCCGATTCGTATCCTCGGTGCCTTCATCGCGAATCTCCGCGCCGGTGAGACCGTGCAAGGCGGCTCGACGATCACGCAACAATTGGCCAAGATGCTCTTCCTGAATCCGGAGCGGACGTACTCGCGGAAACTGAAGGAGGCGCTGCTGGCGCTCCTCATCGAGCGGTATTACACGAAGGAGCAGATCATCGAGCTGTATTGCAACCAGATCTATCTCGGCGGCAACGCCTATGGGGTCGAAGCGGCGGCTCAGTACTATTTCGGGAAATCGGCCCGGGAGCTGACGCTCGAAGAGGCAGCGCTTTTGGCGGCGCTCCCCAAAGCGCCACAACTCTACTCGCCCGTGACGCGCCCACAGGCGGCGCTCGCTCGCCGGAATCTCGTCCTGGAGAAGATGGCCGAGGAGGGATACATCTCCCGCGAGGTGGCGCGTGCGGCGATGGCTCGTCCCATTCGGCTGGCCGAGGGCAATCGCTTCTCCAATGCCCGCTCGCCGTACGCCTATTTCGTCGAAGAAGTGCGGCGATACCTGGAGGAGAAATATGGGACGCGGCGCACGCATGCCGGAGGATTGCAGGTCTACACCACGCTAGACGCTCGCGCGCAACGCGCAGCCGTCCGTGCTGTGCGCAACGGGCTGCATGCGTACGATCGCCGTCATGGCTGGCGCGGTCCGACGGAGAATGTCCTCGATCAAGGCAAGGATCTGACCACATATCGCCATCCGGATTGGGAGGGGGGATTCGAGATCGGCGAATACTATCCGGGATTGGTCCTCTCGGTCGCCGCGGGAGAAGCAGTGGTGCGCGTGGGGCCATATACAGCGCGCGTGACCCAACGCGATGCGCCGTGGGGACGCCCTCTGTCACAGCTCGTGCGTCCGGGAGACCTCACCATCGTCCAGGTGCAGAGCCTCGATGAGCAGACGAAGACGATGCGGGTCACCCTCTTGCAAATGCCCGAGGTTCAGGGCGCATTGGTCGCGCTGGAGATTCCTTCTGGCGAGATCAAAGCGATGGTCGGCGGATATGACTTCACCCGCATGCGCTTCAATCACGCCACGCAGGGCCTACGACAGACGGGCTCGGCGTTCAAGCCGTTCATCTATGCGGCGGCCGTGGAGGCTGGACTGACGCCGGACGATCGCGTCTTGGATGCGCCGCTGCAGATTGGGGAGTGGGCCCCCTCGAATTACGATCACACGTTCAAAGGCTCGATCACCATCGCGCAAGCTGTCGCGGAATCGCGCAACGTTCCCGCCGTGCGCATCCTGCAACGCATCGGCATCGCGCGGGCCGTCCGCATGGTCGAACGCTTGGGTCTCCCGAACCCGATGGCGCCCTTCCTCCCCTCAGCTCTCGGCGCGACTGAGGAACCTTTGCTGGCCATGACAGCCGCGTACGCGATCTTCGCCAACCAAGGCCGACGCGTCGTCCCTCACATGATCCGTCGCGTCGTGGATCGCGATGGGCGCGAATTGGAGCGATGGGAAGCGCCGCCGCCGGAACAGGTGCTCGATCCATACGTGGCTTCGACGATGGTGCGCTTGCTACAAGGCGTCGTGAACGGCGGCACGGCGGCTCGCATCCGCGCCTACGCAGAATTCCAAGAGTGGCCTATTGCGGGCAAGACCGGAACGGTGAACGACTTCACCGACGCATGGTTCATCGGCTTCACCCCGACGGTATGCACGGGCGTGTGGATTGGCTTCAGCGATCGGAAGCGCAGCCTCGGTCCGAAGGAGACGGGTTCGGTCGCCGCATTGCCCATCTGGATTGACTTCATGCGCGAGTATCTCAAGGACAAGACGCCCACAGCGTTCGAGCTGATCATGGAAATGCCCGAATGGATTCGAGCAGCGCGAGAGCAGACCGAGCGAGAGGTGCGCGAGGCGCTGGGGATTCGCGAGCTTCCTGCAGTCGCCCCTTCCCCTCTCCCCTCGCTGATAGCTGAGCCCACCGGTCCGCCCGATCGCCAAGGCGAACCAACCCTCAAGGAGAAGATCCCCGATCTCATTCTCAAGCCGCTGCAGGAACCCGTTGAACCGCCACCGGAAGACCCGAAGAAGAGACGTCCGGGCCGATTTGGGGAATTGCGGCCTTGA
- a CDS encoding MogA/MoaB family molybdenum cofactor biosynthesis protein has product MRAVVLTISDSAARGEREDQSGPALVEELQRLGAEIVAAEILPDDRPMIARRLVDYAERADVNLILTTGGTGLSPRDQTPEATREVIEREVPGIPEAIRLRGVLESTPFAMLSRGIAGIRAGTLIINLPGSVRGAREGFAVIRGVLRHALETLTGEATHDDLAPHRRGEGA; this is encoded by the coding sequence ATTCGAGCCGTCGTTTTGACGATCAGCGATAGCGCGGCACGCGGTGAGCGCGAGGATCAGTCTGGCCCGGCGCTCGTCGAAGAGTTACAACGTCTGGGCGCGGAGATCGTCGCCGCTGAGATCTTGCCCGATGATCGGCCGATGATCGCCCGACGCCTCGTGGACTACGCCGAGCGCGCTGACGTGAACCTCATCCTCACGACAGGCGGAACAGGGCTTTCGCCGCGGGATCAGACGCCGGAGGCGACCCGCGAGGTCATCGAGCGCGAGGTCCCAGGGATTCCGGAAGCCATTCGCTTGAGAGGCGTTCTCGAAAGCACACCGTTCGCGATGCTCTCGCGAGGGATCGCGGGCATCCGCGCGGGCACGCTCATCATCAACTTGCCGGGGAGCGTTCGCGGCGCGCGCGAAGGGTTCGCCGTGATCCGTGGCGTTCTTCGGCACGCCTTGGAGACGTTGACCGGAGAAGCCACGCACGACGATCTCGCGCCGCATCGAAGGGGAGAAGGAGCATGA
- the nagA gene encoding N-acetylglucosamine-6-phosphate deacetylase encodes MRTSRRILLHGGRLVLPDRLLEPGWVLIQGDTIVEVSAAEELPSADEQFDVSGHFVAPGMVDLHIHGSAGVDVLTATADDLHRWARFLLRHGVTRFLPTTVPADPAQYARARETLIEYASEQDRDPAAALILGVHFEGPFVNPRRPGALNPRYFRTFRSLRDVEDLLAWDIPARPFVRMMTLAPEIEGGFPLIEELRRRGFRLAIGHSEAPFEVCEAAAKLGVTHITHFPNALAPLHHRQLGVVGWALLDESVTLDLIADGHHLDRRMVALVRKVAGAERLALISDAIAAAGLGDGQYEIWGETIRVVNGRTENAAGALAGSVITLLDAVRHLVQWGVPLPDAMRMATLVPARVLGVAETVGTLQPGKKADVLVLDANLSPRLVVREGEIVHLSEESSPSVGIS; translated from the coding sequence ATGCGGACGTCACGGCGCATCTTGCTTCACGGCGGTCGTCTCGTACTTCCGGATCGTCTTCTGGAGCCGGGATGGGTGTTGATTCAGGGAGATACGATCGTCGAAGTCTCTGCGGCTGAGGAGTTGCCTTCCGCGGACGAGCAATTCGATGTGAGTGGGCACTTTGTGGCACCGGGGATGGTGGATCTTCACATCCACGGTTCTGCGGGCGTGGATGTGCTCACGGCGACGGCCGATGATCTGCACCGGTGGGCGCGTTTCCTGCTGCGGCATGGCGTGACGCGATTCCTTCCCACGACTGTCCCGGCCGATCCCGCGCAGTATGCTCGCGCGCGTGAGACGCTGATCGAGTACGCGTCGGAACAGGATCGAGATCCCGCGGCGGCGCTCATCCTCGGCGTGCACTTCGAGGGGCCTTTCGTCAATCCGCGTCGGCCTGGCGCGCTGAATCCGCGCTACTTCCGGACGTTTCGGTCCCTTCGAGATGTGGAGGATTTGCTGGCGTGGGATATACCGGCGCGTCCCTTCGTCCGGATGATGACGCTCGCGCCCGAGATCGAAGGAGGGTTCCCGCTCATCGAGGAATTGCGACGGCGCGGGTTTCGTCTCGCAATCGGTCATAGCGAAGCGCCGTTCGAGGTGTGCGAAGCGGCTGCCAAGCTTGGGGTCACGCACATCACTCATTTTCCGAACGCGCTCGCGCCGTTGCATCATCGGCAGCTTGGCGTCGTTGGATGGGCTTTGCTCGACGAGAGCGTCACGCTCGATCTGATCGCTGATGGTCATCATCTCGATCGGCGCATGGTCGCGTTGGTGAGAAAGGTCGCGGGCGCGGAGCGCCTCGCCCTGATCAGCGACGCCATCGCGGCTGCCGGTTTAGGAGACGGCCAGTACGAGATTTGGGGAGAAACGATTCGCGTCGTGAACGGACGAACTGAAAATGCGGCCGGCGCTCTGGCCGGATCGGTCATCACACTGCTGGATGCCGTGCGTCATCTCGTGCAGTGGGGCGTCCCATTGCCGGATGCGATGCGCATGGCGACGCTCGTGCCGGCGCGCGTGCTCGGCGTGGCGGAGACCGTCGGCACTCTCCAGCCCGGAAAGAAAGCCGATGTGCTCGTCTTGGACGCGAACCTCTCACCTCGACTCGTCGTGCGCGAGGGGGAGATCGTCCATCTCTCGGAGGAGTCGTCTCCGTCGGTCGGGATCTCGTGA
- a CDS encoding class I SAM-dependent methyltransferase, producing MSRANVGDERSQQKRRTRAATCWRDADYLLMRALLADLRECRAWARGRLLDIGCGNQPYRELFAPMIQEYVGLDRNWQEHLPDVIGDALRLPFPAETFDTVLMLQVLEHLPDPSGAMSEVWRVLKRGGRVILTAPQYWRVHEEPHDYYRFTRFGLVHLAQQNGLRVLWMKAQGGAWTLAGQALANALSSRRGLHRLMPLANLFFRACERLWPDAGDPINHLLVAEK from the coding sequence ATGTCGAGAGCGAACGTCGGCGATGAACGCAGCCAGCAAAAGCGCCGGACCCGCGCAGCGACGTGCTGGCGCGACGCCGATTATCTTCTCATGCGCGCGCTCTTGGCGGATCTCCGCGAGTGTCGAGCATGGGCGCGAGGTCGTCTCTTGGACATCGGCTGCGGGAATCAACCGTATCGCGAGCTTTTCGCTCCGATGATCCAGGAATACGTGGGGTTGGATCGCAATTGGCAGGAGCATCTCCCCGATGTCATAGGCGACGCCCTGCGACTGCCCTTTCCCGCAGAGACATTCGATACTGTCCTCATGCTCCAAGTGCTCGAGCATTTGCCGGATCCCTCGGGCGCGATGAGCGAGGTTTGGCGCGTGCTCAAGCGCGGGGGGCGAGTGATCCTCACGGCTCCACAATATTGGCGCGTGCATGAGGAGCCGCACGATTACTATCGCTTCACGCGCTTCGGCCTCGTTCATTTGGCGCAGCAAAACGGGTTGCGCGTCCTCTGGATGAAGGCACAAGGGGGAGCCTGGACGCTCGCTGGCCAAGCGCTCGCCAACGCGCTCAGCTCACGCCGCGGATTACATCGGCTGATGCCACTGGCGAACCTCTTCTTTCGCGCGTGCGAACGCCTCTGGCCGGATGCTGGAGATCCGATCAACCATCTCCTGGTGGCGGAGAAATAG
- a CDS encoding oligosaccharide flippase family protein, translated as MDVHAGDRTAGLTALAERTIRGAGAMLLRHAITVPLRLLANILLARQLAPMDFGAYAIATFFVSTAALFTDFGLTAALIQKRDPPTLVELRTTFTVRFLLAVSLVLLLLGANAPIATIFRLSEASRHVIPWLALVLPIGVLGSISLMLLERALAYPRLAWIEITTLLIFHLTALALAYSGFGVWSFVGAALASESARAGFLLAVARWPFGFALDRTALRASIRFGAPFQVGTWTSLLRDHIASLLAGPLFGPRAVGFLNWAHGVAYHVSQAFTEALGRVSFPSLSRAQEDREAFGQMLEKMLRALMLLTTPLLAVAAGLIPWIVAFLYTEKWAPAIPAFYGFAVRMLGGTLTTPLIAALNARGRPREALKILIVWTVSDWVAALLLTSRYGFTGVAMAYGVSVWVPVLWLIRALATTASVNLAYALVRPMGAGVMTFVLLRVLAERAVSGLASLLAFVALGLFLYAASLLLLERKALLVEMRASLPLLLRAMRGTAYVESERRR; from the coding sequence ATGGACGTCCACGCGGGTGATCGGACAGCGGGGCTCACAGCACTTGCGGAGCGCACGATCCGGGGAGCTGGAGCCATGCTCCTCCGGCACGCCATCACGGTGCCGCTGCGCCTATTGGCGAACATCCTCTTGGCGCGGCAGCTCGCGCCGATGGATTTCGGCGCTTACGCCATCGCGACTTTCTTCGTCTCCACGGCGGCGCTCTTCACTGATTTCGGACTGACGGCGGCGCTGATTCAGAAACGCGATCCGCCGACTCTCGTCGAGTTGCGCACGACGTTCACAGTGCGATTCCTCCTGGCCGTGAGCTTGGTCCTGCTGCTTCTCGGAGCGAACGCGCCCATCGCCACCATCTTCCGCTTGAGCGAGGCCTCGCGGCACGTCATTCCATGGTTGGCGCTCGTTCTGCCGATCGGCGTTCTCGGCTCGATCTCTCTGATGCTGCTGGAACGGGCGCTCGCCTATCCGCGCCTGGCCTGGATCGAGATCACGACGCTCCTGATCTTTCACCTCACGGCCCTCGCCTTGGCTTATAGTGGTTTCGGCGTCTGGAGCTTCGTAGGAGCGGCTCTGGCGAGCGAGAGCGCGCGCGCCGGTTTTCTGCTGGCGGTGGCTCGATGGCCGTTCGGATTCGCCCTGGATCGCACCGCGCTACGCGCTTCGATCCGATTCGGAGCGCCCTTTCAAGTGGGGACGTGGACATCGCTTCTACGCGACCACATCGCTTCGCTCTTGGCTGGACCACTCTTCGGCCCGCGCGCTGTGGGGTTCTTGAATTGGGCACATGGAGTGGCCTATCACGTCAGTCAAGCGTTCACGGAAGCCCTCGGCCGCGTGAGCTTCCCCTCTCTCTCGCGCGCGCAAGAGGATCGCGAGGCATTCGGCCAGATGCTTGAGAAGATGCTGCGAGCGCTAATGCTCCTGACGACGCCCCTGCTCGCGGTAGCGGCGGGATTGATCCCTTGGATCGTGGCCTTCCTCTACACGGAGAAATGGGCGCCGGCCATTCCGGCCTTCTATGGTTTCGCTGTGCGGATGCTCGGCGGCACGCTGACGACGCCGCTGATTGCAGCGCTCAACGCCCGGGGACGTCCGCGCGAGGCCTTGAAGATCCTCATTGTGTGGACGGTGAGCGATTGGGTGGCGGCGCTGCTACTGACATCGCGTTATGGATTCACGGGCGTGGCCATGGCTTATGGCGTGAGCGTTTGGGTTCCAGTGCTCTGGCTCATCCGGGCGCTCGCGACCACGGCATCGGTGAACTTGGCCTATGCGCTTGTTCGCCCGATGGGAGCAGGAGTGATGACGTTCGTTCTGCTCCGCGTGCTCGCTGAACGCGCAGTGAGCGGTCTGGCCTCGCTTTTGGCGTTCGTCGCTCTCGGGCTATTCCTGTATGCGGCGTCTCTGCTCCTCCTCGAACGAAAGGCGCTGCTGGTGGAGATGCGCGCGAGCCTCCCCCTGCTTCTTCGAGCGATGCGCGGAACAGCCTATGTCGAGAGCGAACGTCGGCGATGA
- a CDS encoding non-heme iron oxygenase ferredoxin subunit → MGQFVKVARVSEVAPGEARLVEIEGRRIALFNLNGTFHAIDDVCPHRGGPLSEGTLEGEIVVCPWHGARFRISTGEVLSPPATHGVTCYPVRVQGEDIEIEV, encoded by the coding sequence ATGGGACAATTCGTCAAAGTCGCGCGAGTGAGCGAAGTGGCTCCGGGCGAGGCGCGGCTCGTCGAGATCGAGGGACGGCGCATCGCCCTCTTCAACCTGAATGGGACGTTTCATGCCATTGACGATGTGTGTCCGCATCGAGGGGGGCCCCTCTCCGAGGGGACCCTCGAAGGAGAGATCGTCGTATGCCCGTGGCACGGCGCGCGCTTCCGTATTTCGACCGGTGAGGTCCTCTCGCCTCCAGCGACGCACGGCGTCACGTGCTATCCCGTGCGCGTGCAAGGGGAGGACATCGAGATCGAGGTGTGA
- the tenA gene encoding thiaminase II, with product MVERRETFTERLWSEVATIFQAILAHPFFAGLTEGTLERTRFEFYVVQDALYLREFARALSIIAAKAPREEEIILFNEHAAGALRVERALHESFFCDLGLSEEVVRATPLAPTNLAYTSYLLAVAYGRPFHEGVAAVLPCYWIYWEVGKALEARGSPDPLYARWIRTYASEEFAEIVRAVLELTDRLALAFSAEEQEAMRRHFLTTSRYEWMFWDMAYRLEAWPV from the coding sequence ATGGTGGAGCGGCGCGAGACCTTCACCGAACGTCTTTGGAGCGAGGTCGCGACGATTTTTCAGGCGATTCTGGCGCATCCATTCTTCGCGGGCTTGACCGAAGGGACGTTGGAGCGCACGCGGTTCGAGTTCTACGTCGTTCAGGACGCGCTCTATCTGAGGGAGTTCGCGCGAGCCCTCTCGATCATCGCGGCCAAGGCACCACGCGAGGAGGAGATCATCCTGTTCAACGAACACGCGGCCGGAGCCCTGCGCGTCGAACGCGCATTGCATGAGAGCTTCTTCTGTGATCTGGGACTCTCCGAGGAGGTCGTGCGCGCGACGCCCTTGGCGCCGACCAATCTCGCGTACACGAGCTATCTCCTCGCGGTCGCTTATGGACGACCGTTCCATGAGGGCGTGGCGGCCGTGCTCCCATGCTACTGGATCTATTGGGAGGTGGGGAAGGCGCTCGAAGCTCGCGGCTCGCCCGATCCGCTCTACGCGCGATGGATTCGCACCTACGCGAGCGAGGAATTTGCTGAGATCGTGCGCGCCGTTTTGGAGCTGACCGATCGCTTGGCGCTTGCGTTCTCAGCGGAAGAGCAGGAGGCGATGCGGCGCCATTTCCTGACGACGAGCCGCTACGAATGGATGTTCTGGGACATGGCCTATCGGCTCGAAGCTTGGCCGGTATAA
- the gatB gene encoding Asp-tRNA(Asn)/Glu-tRNA(Gln) amidotransferase subunit GatB, with amino-acid sequence MARREEYEAVIGLEVHAQLKTRSKIFCSCSTQFGEAPNQNTCPVCLGLPGALPVLNREAVRMAAKAALALGCRINRVSVFSRKNYFYPDLPKGYQISQYDQPFSEHGEVEIDTAERDEHGRPIAWRRKRFRIRRLHIEEDAGKSIHDGMPDSDRMSYIEFNRSGIPLIEIVSEPDFRSSWEAYDYMQYLRQALQYVDVCEGNMEEGNLRCDANVSVRRRGTTTLGTKVELKNLNSFRFLQRALEYEINRQIEVLENGGEIVQETRLWNEAEGRTYVMRSKEEAHDYRYFPEPDLPPLVVSEDWIEEIRRELPELPNHRKWRFMQHYGLSIEDAATLTSTRALADYYEAVVRETGDARASANWILSELMGLAKAAGIEPFASPVTPSKLAGLIRLIAEGTISGKIAKTVLDEMFRTGQSAEVIVREKGLVQITDPAHLESVIRRVLEANAAYVEQYRAGKEKLFGYFVGQVMRETQGRANPQLVNDLLRKLLTEG; translated from the coding sequence ATGGCGAGGCGGGAAGAATACGAAGCCGTTATCGGGTTGGAGGTTCACGCGCAACTGAAGACGCGCTCGAAGATCTTCTGCTCGTGTTCGACACAGTTCGGGGAGGCGCCGAATCAGAATACCTGCCCCGTTTGCTTAGGGCTTCCGGGCGCGCTTCCCGTCTTAAATCGCGAAGCCGTGCGCATGGCCGCGAAGGCTGCGCTCGCGCTCGGCTGTCGAATCAACCGCGTCTCGGTCTTCTCGCGGAAGAACTACTTCTATCCCGACCTCCCGAAGGGATACCAGATCTCGCAGTACGACCAGCCTTTCTCCGAACACGGCGAGGTGGAGATCGACACGGCCGAGCGGGATGAGCACGGACGCCCCATCGCCTGGCGACGCAAGCGATTTCGCATCCGCCGGTTGCATATCGAAGAGGATGCTGGCAAGTCCATCCACGATGGCATGCCCGATTCGGATCGCATGTCCTATATCGAGTTCAACCGCAGCGGCATTCCGTTGATCGAGATCGTCTCCGAGCCCGACTTTCGCTCCAGCTGGGAGGCCTATGACTACATGCAATATCTGCGGCAGGCGCTCCAGTACGTGGACGTTTGCGAGGGGAACATGGAGGAGGGGAATTTGCGCTGCGACGCTAATGTCTCGGTGCGTCGACGCGGGACGACGACGCTCGGCACGAAAGTCGAGTTGAAGAACTTGAATTCGTTTCGCTTCCTGCAGCGCGCGTTGGAGTATGAGATCAACCGGCAGATCGAAGTCCTCGAAAATGGTGGCGAGATCGTGCAAGAGACGCGCCTGTGGAATGAGGCCGAGGGACGCACATACGTGATGCGCTCGAAGGAAGAGGCCCACGATTACCGCTATTTCCCGGAACCCGATCTCCCTCCGCTCGTCGTGAGCGAGGATTGGATCGAGGAGATTCGGCGCGAGCTGCCCGAGTTGCCGAACCATCGGAAATGGCGCTTCATGCAACACTACGGCCTTTCGATCGAGGACGCGGCGACGCTGACGAGCACGCGCGCGCTGGCCGATTATTATGAAGCCGTCGTGCGCGAGACGGGCGATGCGCGCGCGTCGGCCAATTGGATCTTGAGCGAACTGATGGGGTTGGCGAAAGCGGCTGGCATCGAGCCCTTCGCTTCTCCGGTCACGCCCTCGAAGCTCGCCGGGCTGATTCGCTTGATCGCCGAGGGGACGATCAGCGGCAAGATCGCCAAGACCGTTCTCGACGAGATGTTCCGCACCGGACAATCGGCCGAGGTCATTGTGCGAGAGAAGGGACTGGTGCAGATCACTGATCCCGCACATCTGGAGTCTGTCATCCGACGCGTTTTGGAGGCCAACGCTGCCTACGTCGAACAATATCGCGCGGGGAAAGAGAAACTCTTCGGCTACTTCGTCGGCCAGGTGATGCGAGAGACACAAGGGCGGGCGAATCCGCAGCTCGTCAACGATCTCCTTCGTAAGCTCTTGACGGAAGGGTGA